A portion of the Chryseobacterium tructae genome contains these proteins:
- a CDS encoding ClbS/DfsB family four-helix bundle protein — translation MQNYKDKAELIEEIKKRYILYDQELNDIKEEEKDLLKSGVDKTPSQNISYQIGWTHLLLQWEADEKKGIEVRTPTPEYKWNNLKGLYQSFYDQYGSYSLLDQRALLQKQVNEIIAWIESLDHETLFVPEQRKWATTPAQWPVWKWIHINTVAPFKNFRTQLRKWKKQTGTE, via the coding sequence ATGCAAAATTATAAGGACAAAGCAGAACTTATTGAAGAGATAAAGAAAAGATATATCCTCTATGATCAGGAATTGAACGACATTAAAGAGGAAGAAAAAGATCTGCTAAAATCCGGCGTTGACAAAACTCCGTCACAAAATATATCCTATCAGATTGGCTGGACACATCTTCTTCTGCAATGGGAAGCTGATGAAAAGAAAGGAATAGAAGTAAGAACACCTACGCCTGAATACAAATGGAATAATTTAAAAGGATTATATCAATCTTTTTATGATCAATATGGCTCTTATAGTTTATTAGATCAAAGAGCGCTATTACAAAAACAAGTGAATGAAATTATAGCCTGGATTGAAAGCCTTGATCATGAAACTTTATTTGTTCCTGAACAGAGAAAATGGGCAACAACACCAGCTCAATGGCCCGTTTGGAAATGGATACATATTAATACTGTTGCTCCTTTTAAAAATTTTAGAACGCAGCTTAGAAAATGGAAAAAACAAACCGGAACAGAATAG
- the gyrB gene encoding DNA topoisomerase (ATP-hydrolyzing) subunit B codes for MSQKQYTASSIQALEGMEHVRMRPSMYIGDVGLRGLHHLVYEVVDNSIDEALAGYCDTIFVAIKEGNGIEVSDNGRGIPVDFHEKEQKSALEVVMTKIGAGGKFDKDSYKVSGGLHGVGVSCVNALSNEMITTVYRDGNVYQQIYSKGKAQTGVEEIGNSDKRGTKQFFQPDDTIFTELVYNYDTLATRLRELSYLNKGITITLTDEREKLEDGAFKSEIFHSEGGLKEFVAYIDGNRESIMEHVIFMEGERDNIPVEVAMRYNTSFNENLHSYVNNINTHEGGTHLAGFRRALTRTLKKYADELGLPAKEKVEITGDDFREGLTAVISVKVMEPQFEGQTKTKLGNSEVSGAVDKIVGEMLTNFLEENPNEAKTIVQKVVLAAKARQAAKKAREMVQRKSPMGGSGLPGKLSDCSSKDPAESEIFLVEGDSAGGTAKQGRDRHFQAILPLRGKILNVEKSMLHKVYDNEEIRNIYTALGVSVGTEEDSKALNMVKLRYHKVVIMTDADIDGSHISTLILTFFFRYMKELIENGYIYIAQPPLYLLKKGNKKVYAYNEKEREEFTLEMSPDGKGVEVQRYKGLGEMNPEQLWETTLNPEHRILKQVTIDNAVEADSVFSMLMGDEVPPRREFIEKNAKYAKIDA; via the coding sequence ATGAGTCAAAAACAATATACAGCTAGTAGTATTCAGGCATTGGAAGGAATGGAGCACGTACGTATGCGTCCTTCAATGTACATTGGTGATGTGGGATTAAGAGGTCTTCATCATTTGGTTTATGAAGTAGTAGATAACTCTATCGATGAGGCATTGGCAGGATACTGCGACACAATCTTCGTTGCGATTAAAGAAGGAAACGGAATCGAGGTTAGCGATAACGGTAGAGGTATTCCTGTTGACTTCCACGAAAAAGAACAAAAATCTGCTCTTGAAGTTGTAATGACGAAAATTGGAGCCGGAGGTAAGTTTGATAAAGATTCTTACAAGGTTTCAGGAGGTCTTCACGGAGTAGGGGTATCTTGTGTGAATGCTCTTTCTAATGAAATGATCACTACGGTTTACAGAGACGGTAATGTTTATCAACAGATATATTCAAAAGGAAAAGCTCAGACAGGAGTTGAAGAAATTGGAAATAGTGATAAAAGAGGAACTAAGCAGTTTTTCCAGCCGGATGATACTATTTTTACAGAACTGGTTTATAACTATGATACATTAGCAACCCGTTTAAGAGAGCTTTCTTACCTTAATAAAGGGATTACGATTACCCTTACAGATGAAAGAGAGAAATTAGAAGACGGTGCTTTCAAGTCGGAAATTTTCCATTCTGAAGGAGGTTTAAAGGAATTTGTTGCTTATATCGATGGAAACCGTGAATCTATTATGGAACACGTGATTTTCATGGAAGGAGAAAGAGATAATATTCCGGTAGAAGTAGCAATGCGTTACAATACTTCTTTCAACGAAAATCTTCACTCGTATGTAAATAACATCAATACTCATGAAGGAGGTACTCACCTAGCTGGTTTCAGAAGAGCTTTAACGAGAACTTTAAAGAAATATGCAGATGAATTGGGACTTCCGGCAAAAGAAAAAGTAGAAATTACAGGAGATGACTTCCGTGAAGGATTAACCGCTGTAATTTCTGTAAAAGTAATGGAACCTCAGTTTGAAGGACAGACCAAAACGAAATTAGGAAATTCTGAAGTTTCTGGTGCTGTAGATAAAATTGTAGGGGAGATGCTTACTAACTTTTTGGAAGAGAACCCTAATGAAGCTAAAACTATTGTTCAAAAAGTAGTTCTCGCTGCAAAAGCAAGACAGGCAGCAAAAAAAGCCCGTGAAATGGTTCAGAGAAAATCTCCGATGGGAGGATCTGGACTTCCTGGAAAACTATCTGACTGTTCATCTAAAGATCCAGCTGAATCTGAAATCTTCCTTGTGGAGGGAGATTCCGCAGGTGGAACAGCAAAACAAGGACGTGACAGACACTTCCAGGCTATTCTTCCACTAAGAGGTAAGATTTTGAACGTAGAAAAATCGATGCTTCATAAAGTATATGATAATGAAGAAATCAGAAATATCTATACTGCTCTTGGAGTTTCTGTAGGAACTGAAGAAGATAGCAAGGCCTTGAATATGGTTAAGCTAAGATACCATAAGGTCGTTATTATGACCGATGCCGATATTGATGGATCTCACATTTCTACCCTAATTCTTACTTTCTTCTTCAGATATATGAAGGAACTTATTGAGAATGGATATATTTATATTGCTCAGCCACCTTTATACCTATTAAAGAAAGGAAACAAAAAAGTATATGCTTACAACGAGAAAGAACGTGAAGAATTCACTTTAGAAATGTCTCCGGACGGAAAAGGTGTTGAAGTACAGCGTTATAAAGGTCTTGGAGAAATGAATCCTGAGCAGCTTTGGGAAACAACCCTTAATCCTGAACACAGAATTCTGAAGCAGGTGACTATTGACAATGCTGTAGAAGCAGATAGTGTTTTCTCAATGTTGATGGGAGATGAGGTTCCACCAAGAAGAGAATTTATCGAGAAAAATGCGAAGTATGCAAAAATTGATGCATAA
- a CDS encoding T9SS type A sorting domain-containing protein → MANGVLDSSYGTNGRQSTLSYSTTYAYGAIHNNFAYEFGSVDSNINNYGIRKLNIMTGNLDLNYGNNGLGETSIVPINVRNSMYNEADGSMLNMLDGGSSQCFISKTKSNGFLDASFGSNGVFTLNKEINSINYTPYSNFYTDNANRLFFLLKSYDEGDIAIASYSSSGVLKNINNQPVFSTGDNVYTHYGYGEYPNFQVIGNYLYFFSPKKIIRYIISEQAQVLSTESRKIEKAAEVTFENPFKNELTLHTKEKIKNVEVYNESGHLVQESKGLKLNTASLINGVYLIKITTASNRIISKKAIKN, encoded by the coding sequence TTGGCGAATGGAGTCTTGGATTCAAGCTATGGAACCAATGGAAGGCAATCTACATTAAGCTATTCTACAACCTATGCTTATGGAGCAATTCATAATAACTTTGCTTATGAATTCGGTTCAGTAGATTCTAACATCAACAATTATGGAATAAGAAAGTTGAATATTATGACTGGTAATCTGGATCTCAATTATGGTAATAATGGCTTAGGGGAAACCTCAATTGTACCTATAAATGTGAGAAATTCTATGTATAATGAAGCGGATGGCTCTATGCTGAATATGCTTGATGGAGGCTCATCACAATGCTTCATTTCTAAAACAAAATCAAATGGATTTCTTGATGCCAGCTTTGGAAGTAATGGTGTTTTTACTTTAAATAAAGAAATAAATTCTATCAACTACACGCCTTACTCCAATTTTTATACAGATAATGCCAATCGATTATTTTTCCTATTAAAATCTTATGATGAGGGAGATATTGCTATTGCTTCCTATTCTTCATCGGGTGTACTGAAAAATATCAATAATCAACCTGTTTTTAGTACTGGAGATAACGTTTATACTCATTATGGCTATGGGGAATATCCCAACTTTCAAGTGATAGGAAATTATTTATATTTTTTCAGCCCCAAAAAAATAATACGATATATCATTAGTGAGCAAGCACAAGTCCTTTCTACTGAATCTAGGAAAATTGAAAAAGCTGCAGAAGTTACCTTCGAGAATCCATTTAAAAATGAGCTAACCTTACATACAAAAGAAAAGATTAAGAATGTTGAGGTATATAATGAAAGTGGGCATTTAGTTCAGGAATCCAAAGGATTGAAACTAAATACAGCATCATTGATCAATGGGGTTTATTTGATTAAAATTACAACAGCCTCCAATCGGATCATTTCTAAGAAAGCCATTAAGAATTAA
- a CDS encoding cytochrome d ubiquinol oxidase subunit II, which yields MIYIVIGFLWLSICLYIILGGADFGAGIVELFTNKKARHKTHEIMYESIAPVWEANHMWLIIAIVILFVGFPEIYTTMSTYLHIPLVLMLVGIIARGTAFTFRHYDAVKDNWQVLYTQIFYYASLLTPFFLGLIAAATVSQSINPDATTFPDLYIYSWLNWFGVSVGLFTVALCAYLASIFSLRETRGKEELLLMIRKSKQTMIFVIVTGVLVFATAYFSDIPLLNWVFSKPLGIMAIAFATVALLLILRALNNQKLLPVRALAGFQMVMILVAATYQHNPNIILLGNGQHLSLLEHMAPAKTISALGWALMLGSLFILPFLFYLMASFSKLRK from the coding sequence ATGATTTACATTGTTATAGGTTTTCTATGGCTTTCCATCTGTCTTTACATTATTTTAGGGGGTGCTGACTTCGGAGCGGGTATTGTAGAACTTTTTACCAATAAAAAAGCCCGTCATAAAACCCATGAGATCATGTATGAGTCTATTGCTCCTGTTTGGGAAGCAAACCATATGTGGCTGATTATCGCGATTGTTATCCTTTTTGTAGGCTTTCCTGAGATTTATACTACAATGTCTACCTATCTTCATATTCCTTTGGTATTAATGCTTGTAGGAATTATTGCACGCGGAACGGCTTTTACATTTAGGCATTATGATGCGGTAAAGGATAACTGGCAGGTTTTATACACCCAGATATTCTATTATGCCAGCCTATTGACCCCATTCTTTTTGGGATTAATTGCAGCTGCAACAGTTTCTCAATCTATCAATCCTGATGCTACGACCTTTCCGGATCTGTATATTTATAGTTGGCTGAACTGGTTTGGAGTTTCTGTAGGACTATTTACGGTAGCCTTGTGTGCTTATCTTGCCTCTATTTTTTCATTAAGAGAAACACGTGGTAAGGAAGAGCTACTCCTGATGATCAGAAAATCAAAACAAACCATGATTTTTGTAATCGTTACAGGAGTTCTAGTATTCGCTACTGCTTATTTTTCAGATATACCTCTTTTGAATTGGGTATTTTCCAAACCTTTAGGAATTATGGCAATTGCCTTTGCTACGGTTGCTTTACTCCTTATTTTAAGAGCTTTGAATAATCAAAAATTACTTCCGGTGAGGGCTCTTGCAGGCTTTCAAATGGTGATGATTCTTGTGGCAGCTACGTATCAGCATAATCCTAATATCATTTTATTAGGTAACGGACAACATCTTTCCCTTTTGGAACATATGGCACCGGCTAAAACTATTTCTGCCTTAGGTTGGGCATTAATGCTGGGCTCATTATTTATTCTTCCGTTTTTGTTTTATCTGATGGCCTCATTCAGTAAATTAAGAAAATAA